TTGAAAGAATAGTCCTGTGTGAGGTGATACCGGTCACCGTCCACGCTGAAGACCCCCGAATCAACAAGGCTTTGGCGAATTGTGCAAATGTAGCGTGGACAGTTCGTGGTCTCCTGTTCCCGCGCCATGCCACCAGCCAGCACAACAAATCCGTCAGCGGCTTCATATCCTGT
This Fuerstiella sp. DNA region includes the following protein-coding sequences:
- a CDS encoding DUF4357 domain-containing protein; the encoded protein is TGYEAADGFVVLAGGMAREQETTNCPRYICTIRQSLVDSGVFSVDGDRYHLTQDYSFNSPSQAASVMMARSANGRIEWKDESGRTLKEIQEAVVNDE